Proteins encoded together in one Quercus lobata isolate SW786 chromosome 3, ValleyOak3.0 Primary Assembly, whole genome shotgun sequence window:
- the LOC115981178 gene encoding transmembrane protein 87A-like: MQPKIFTKEFHESITFQRTAESAEKQNEMQQRTGLVEAIIIRVKDRTKIGGSYLNSEAICCTPDLAKDGSCKVGEVIIHQEPDKLDGPTRIQTFFEGKNRETKMALETIEINSTGMYYLYFMFCDPELVGTLISGRTVWKNPDGYLPGKMTPLMTFFGLMSLAYIVLGLLWFIRFVRYWKNVIQLHYHITAVIGLGMCEMALWYFEYANFNSTGSRPMGITVWAVSFSAIKKTFSRLLLLVVSMGYGVVRPTLGNITSKILLLGVSYFVASEALELVEHLGNINDFSGKTRLFLVLPVVLLDACFILWIFSSLSKTLEKLQLELGQWNMIN, encoded by the exons ATGCAGCCCAAGATCTTCACAAAAGAATTTCATGAGTCAATCACCTTTCAAAGAACAGCAGAATCTGCGGAAAAGCAGAATGAGATGCAACAAAGGACTGGCTTGGTTGAAGCTATAATTATTAGGGTCAAAGATAGGACAAAGATTGGGGGTTCTTATTTGAATTCTGAAGCGATTTGCTGCACACCTGATCTTGCCAAGGATGGATCCTGCAAGGTAGGAGAGGTTATCATCCATCAAGAACCAGATAAGCTTGATGGGCCAACACGAATTCAGACCTTCTTTGAAGGAAAAAACAGAGAGACCAAAATGGCGCTTGAAACTATTGAGATCAATAGTACTGGAATGTATTATCTATATTTCATGTTTTGTGACCCAGAACTAGTGGGCACGTTAATTAGCGGACGAACAGTTTGGAAGAATCCGGATGGTTATCTACCTGGAAAGATGACACCGCTGATGacattttttggtttaatgtcTTTAGCTTATATTGTTCTAGGTCTCCTCTGGTTCATCCGCTTTGTACGATATTGGAAAAATGTGATACAGTTGCATTACCACATCACAGCTGTAATTGGCCTAGGGATGTGTGAAATGGCTCTCTGGTATTTTGAATATGCAAATTTCAATTCCACTGGAAGCAGACCAATGGGAATTACAGTATGGGCAGTTAGCTTCAGTGCTATTAAGAAGACTTTCtcccgtcttcttcttcttgtggTTTCAATGGGATATGGTGTTGTTCGTCCAACACTTGGCAATATAACCTCAAAAATACTTCTTCTTGGTGTGTCATACTTTGTGGCTTCTGAAGCTCTTGAGCTTGTTGAACATTTGGGGAATATCAATGACTTTTCTGGAAAAACAAGACTCTTTCTTGTGCTACCTGTTGTTCTACTGGATGCCTGCTTTATTCTTTGGATATTTTCATCATTATCTAAAACTTTGGAGAAGCTTCAG CTTGAGCTAGGTCAATGGAATATGATAAATTAG